CCCATCGCCCTCCGCCGAATCCCCGGCACATGTCGCTGTCCTTTGACCACTATGCCCCTCGTGGCCCCCGCTCCTCAGCCTGTCTGCTGAGCTGTGCCCAGTTgtgcccgcgccgctcgccgccgccgcgttccgtTGCGCTCGCCACCTCCACACGCTTGCCGtcacctcccctccctcccctttatctccctctccctctctctctctagcctCTCTCTCTTCCCAGCACTCTCTCTCTACTCCTCACGAGCACGCACACCATCACCACAAGACCCCAAGGCTAGACAGCTCAGGCTTCTCTCCACTCCCCCCCGTTCCCCAACGCGCTTTCTTCCCCCTTCCcctcctctcgccgccgccgcctgcattCCGTCGAGCAACTCcgagcggcggccatggcgaagctcgcgctggcgctgctgctgctcctggccgtggcggcctcggcgtcggccgcggcgTCCGTCGACCTGGACCTGGGCTTCCTCgcctcgggcggcggcgcccggaggGAGTGCCGCGGCACGGTGGCCGAGTGCCTggccgaggacgaggaggccgagctcggctccgcctccgccgagtcgcaccgccgcgcgctcgccggccgcggctaCATCAGCTACGGCGCGCTCCGCCGCGACAACGTGCCCTGCTCCCGCCGCGGCGCCAGCTACTACAACTGCCGCCCCGGCGCGCAGGCCAACCCCTACCACCGCGGCTGCTCCCGCATCACCCGCTGCCGCGGCTgagctcccgccgccggccgccgccccctccctcctcaggtgccctccgccgccggatccgcctccgGGAGCGGGGAAAGGCCGGATCTttcgccgctcctcctcctcccccggcgccgccgccgccgccgagttctaaaaaaataagttcttttttgtttctgctgctgctactgttgCCTTACAAGTACTAGAGCTATGGATTTGTTGGTTGCCGGTGTATGGATTTGTGTTGGGTTCGTCGTGCTGTTTGTAAAGTAAGACGTCGATTGATTCGTGCCCCTATGGCTACTTAAATATGAACATATACTCCTATTCTTTTGATTGATTGCTCGGTTGGTTTCTAGTTTCTACCACCTGCTGTCCTGTTCTTGGATTGCTAAAATAAATTTCAGAGCTCGCTTTGCTGGTGATTGGTTGGAGCATCCAAATACTGGACCTGTGGGTTTGGTTGGGGTTCCTTTCATTCAGATCTGGAGCAGCAAGCTGGAAACCTGCTGCCATGCTTGATTCAGTTCAACAGCTGAAGAACAGCATGGAGTTCTACCGTTCTGCGCCAGATCTGGGTGTCACTGCTCTTGGTTTCATCCATCCGTCACCTGCATTGCTTGAAGAAGCGTTTGGTGGATTCCATGATGCCTCAGCCCTCAGCTCACCACCATGAAACACGGAAGAACATGCGTCTTTGTTCTCCATCGATTTCTGGTTTTCTAATCCGCGCGCTGCGAACATGTACGGCACCACCATGTGCTGAAGCTCTTTGTTTAATTAACACTGGCTCTTGGAGAGCAGGGGTTAGTGATCGCCACGTTGCCCTGCTTGTTTGTTACCACTACCTGACTGATTGATTGGTACCGCCGGTCTCCTCTCCTGATTGAAGCCAGCCGTTGCATTTCTTTGACCACATAGACAAATGTTCAGAGTGTAGGTGTGTATTCAGGCAGTCCATGACTTGCAGATATCCGTAGTCTTCTTGTTTTGCCCTGTTAGGCTGTTTCCAGCAGCTCTCCCGCTGAGGATGCGGAAACCAGCACCGATACGCATCCGGGCCCACCACCACGTCGCGGGAATATGGAGTCCGTTCCAGCAGAAAGGGCATCCGGGCGCGGAAAGCGCACCAACGGGGGAGGATGAAGTTCACGGGTGGGGGCAGGTGGGGAGTGGCCGTTGGGTTTACTGATGCGAAGAGGAGAGAGAATGTATAGGAATGCGGTCTCGTGGGTGACCTCTCCCTTTTCCCGCATCCGCATGCGGTACCTGCTGGAAGCGCTACAGTACCGACTCGTTGCCCTTTTTGCACATGCGCATCCCTTTGGGGGAGCCGCTGGAAACAGCCTTACAGATCCAGTTGGAGAAGAAGAACCATCACCATCCGCCATTGTTGTGACTCAATCTGTGAGCTTTGTCAAATACTATGTTGGGAGCAAAGCATCATCAGCAGGTGACTCCGTGAAGTTTAGAACCATCAGGTGGATGCGGCTGGGTGTTGGGTGAGAGGAATAAGTGCCGTGTTCTACGCGGTGGTGTGGTGGCGCAGCAGCACTTCATCATTCTGCGAGGCATGTGGATTTGCGGTTTGTTGTATCGAGGGAATAAATGACCTGTTTGCGTGTCCGTAGAGCaggagtatttaatttttctcCTTCAAAAAAGAGAGCAGGAGTATATTAAATTACTCTGATGAACACTGGCTGCCAGTGGAGCGGACGATGAATGCTTCAGAGGTTAGTGGATCTGGGCTGGGCCTGGTCCATGTGTGTATGGGCTCATGTAAGGCCGTGGCCCGTAATTAGATGGGTCGTGGATCATAATTAACTTGGCCCGTCACCAACATTTGAGTATAGAAAAACACCCGCGTCTCTCCCATTCTGCATCGATCAGAATCCCAAAAACTTCTTACAATTGCGTCGTGGTGTGACCATAGTTCCCTCCGTTTTGCTCAATTCCTCTTCTCCGGTCAAGTTAATTACAAGTGCACACGTGTGGGTACTTACGTACATTACCTATACTCATACACATATACACACGCACGCATGTACCCACGCATGCAGGTACCCATCATTCACGCACCAGAGCATGCTGTGATCAGCTGATCGTCGCTGCTGCCTCGCCGTCCTGGTCATGTCTCACCATGAGTCAGTTGGGCACTTAGTATCCTTGGaactgaggcggcggcggcgaagcgtaCTTCTGCGACATGATCGGTGGCAGGATGATATCcggtgatggtggaggcggtgatggagccggtggcggcggtggtgggagTACTCGTGGAGGCGGTGAGCTCACCGGggctggcggcggtggagatTTTACTGGCGGGGGTGGGGAGTTGATTGGtgccggtggaggaggagatTTTACCGACGGAGGTGGTGAGCTCACGGGAGCTGGTGGAGGTGGGGAATGcacgggtggtggtggtggagagcTTACCGGAGCTGGTGGAGGTGGTGATTTGATTAGTGGAGGTGGAGAACTCACCGatgctggtggcggcggtgattgtaccggcggtggtggtggggagCTTACCGGAGCTGGTGGTGGAGGGGATTTTACAGGTCGGGGAGGCGAGCTCACTGGAGCCGGTGGGGGAGGTGATTTTACAGGTGGTGGTGGCGAGCTCACTGGAGCCGGCGGGGGAGGTGATTTTACAGGTGGTGGTGGCGAGCTCACTGGAGCTGGCGGGGGAGGTGATTTTACAGGTGGTGGTGGCGAGCTCACTGGAGTTGGAGGAGGTGGCGATTTCATTGGTGGTGGAGGTGAGCTCACAGGtgccggaggtggaggagatttgactggtggcggcggcgagctcaccgGAGCCGGTGGCGGAGGTGACTTCATGGGTGGGGGCGGCGATCTCACcggagccggaggtggaggagatttcactggtggcggtggcgagctaaccggtgctggaggaggaggtgacttCACTTGTGATGGTGGCGAGCTCACCGGagccggcggtggaggtgaTTTCACAGGTGGGGGTGGCGAGCTCATCGgagctggcggaggaggagatTTCACCTTcactggtggtggtggggacCTTACTGGCACCGGCGGTGGCGGTAACTTTACTGGCGGCGGCCGCATTTTTGGCTTCGGCACAGGCGTCGGCTTGGGCGTCGATGGCGTCTGCCTCTTGGGCGATGGCGTGTAAGATGGCTTTGGCGGGTTGGGGCCAGCCGAGCAGACGTTGGTGCGGCAGTCGACGGGGTGCGCAAGTACGGGCGCGCACAGCGGCGCCGGCTTCTGCTCCCGGCGTCTGCCGCCGAGGCAGTTGCCACGGTCGTCGAGCGCCACGGGCTTGTCCGCCGCCGGCACGCACACCGCCGGCTCGACGCTGAAGAAGTTGTGCGCGAAGCTGAAGTTGGCGAGCGCTGGGAGCTTGCAGGCACCCTTCGGCACGGAGCCGGCAAGCTGGTTCCTCGACACGTCGAGCTGCTCcagcttggtcatgttggcgaACCCCTCGGGCAGCGTGCCGATGAGCGCGTTCCTGCTGACGTCCACCACCGTGGCGTTGCCgagtccggcgagctccggcgggatgCAGCCGTCGAGGCGGTTGTTGAGCAGGACGAGCTCGTCGAGCGTGCCGGCCATGCGGCCGACGCTGCGAGGGATGCAGCCGACGAAGGCGTTGTTGGCGAGCACCACCACGGTGGCCGTGGAGTTGCCGAGGCTCTCCGGGATGGCGCCGGCGAAGCGGTTGCTGTTGACGAAGATGGCGTCGAGGTCCTTGTCGAAGAGCTCCGGCGGGAGGGCGCCGTCGAAGTCATTGAACCGGAGGTCAAGGTACTTGAGCACGGGGATCTGCAGCACGACGCCGGGGAAGGCGCCGACGAAGCGGTTGTTGCTGACGTCGAGCTCGtggaggagggcgaggcggctGAAGCTCTTGGGGATGATGCCGCAGAAGCGGTTGGAGTTGATGTGGAAGAAGGCGAGGTCGGTCATGAGGCCGAGCTCGGCGGGGAGGTACCCCGCGATGTCGCCGCCGTTGAggtcgacgccggcgacgacggtggTCCTGGGGTCGTCGAGGGCCTGGGCGCACGTGACACCGAAGTAGGAGCACACGTCGGCGCCGGCCCAGCCGCCGGTGAAGTTCTTCGGGTCGGAGTAGATGGCACGGCGCCAGGCCTGGAGCGCGGCGTacgcgcggcggaggcgctcgttggcGAAGGTGACGTCGACGCGGATGTCGAACTCGAAGTCGTCGGGGAGCTCGCCGTTGCCCTCGCGCAGGGACAGCATCTGCCGCCGCGCGATGTCAGACGCCTCCGCGTCCGagagcgcggccgccgccgccgccgccgccccgagcaggacggcggcgagggtgatgaccagcgcgaggcggcgggcggcctccATGGCTGGTGGCGGGGGAAGGGGCAGTGCGGGAGGCCACCCGTTGCGGTGGAAGCTATATGGACGGGGGGAAGATataggccggcggcgacgggaggacacggccgagcggcggcgcgcgcctccCGGAGATGGCCGTTGCGGTCTGGTGGTTGGTGTTTTTTGGCGGGAGAGGAGGGGCACGTGGACAAGCTGCTTTGACCGGTGCTGGCCCCTGGCACCAGCTCCGCCTCGGTGGTGGGGTTCCCCTCTCCGGTGAGGTGTCTGTCACCTGCCAGTGTGTCATGTGACATGCTAAATTTAGCATGCACAGTTCAGAGGTGATTTGTGAGAGGATTTGGAGTTAACAAATTGTGTGATAAATTTTTCTGGATTGTGCGTGCTCATATTAGTATTGTTCTTAGAttgtagtttgaattcaaacctcgTTCGAATTCTTGCGTGTTGAGTATTGACTGCTGGTTTTCGACTGGAGCCAATGTGTCATGACATGCTAAATTACGGCACCCAGTTTTGGACAGAGACACACACGTTTAAGTTGAAGAACTTTTTGCGTTTTTTATTTTGCGACTAATTAATGACATTCATGAACAAAAATTGCATGCATTAATGCCAACGTTCCAAATCGCCGATAGAAGAATTCTATGTATTTGATTGCAAAGGGCGCCATTGACATTATGTAGCTCTGAATTCCGATTTCATCATTTTGCTTTCCTTTCGTGGCCGAATATTCACCACTGATAGATCTTTTTGAGAACACccatctatctattatcttattattggccaacaaacggagcctccacattcgctctcaaAGCCTATAAATTCCCACGTTAtccggagaaaaataaaaaaataaaaattacccatcactgccattacaataaaattagcctaaaatactcctgtgtctaattaaaaatcacccaacaatgccattatgaaaaattaaatataaatactatttagctatgtatcagttacaaatatatactattaataaaaactaaagctaacagcaatcaatcaaaataaaatgaaaataagaataattatctgcataatattattaaagctcaacaaatcaaattgttattataagtagatcatagttgaattgttttaatcaacaataagacataatttacgataacgAATAGGATGATGTACGGTaagaaaaaaatagtataacctttaagtaaagatacaacgacatgtaaatttttgaatttttaatactAGCCGTGCAAAtacgcgggctatacgccttgTCCATTTGAAAACAAGAACTTTTGTTTATCTGACTGTATAGATACAGGTTGCCCTGAGCCAGCTAACTTGCTGCCTTTTCCCAAACTGTGTCTTTCTATATTATTGTACAACCCTGTTCTTAGGCAGAAGTTAGGCAATTCACTGCGTTGCAGAAAAACATGTGAGCAAACTGAATGCATAATTGGTGCTAGAACTGAGTGACGTCGTTTCTTCTTTAATTCCAtttaactaggcgtatagcccgcgcatttgcgcggctagtattgaaaattcaaaaatttgcatgtcattGTGTCCTTACTTAaaagttatactatttttttaccatgcATCATCCTAtttattatcgtaaattatgtcttattgttgattaaaacaattcaactatgatctacctataataataatttaatttgttgagcttgaataatattatgcagataattattcttattttcattttattttgattgattgctattagctttagtttttattaatagtatatatttgtaactgatacatagctaaatggtattttatatttattttttcataatgacattggtgagtgatttttaattaggcacagaaatattttaggctaatttttatcgtaatggcagtggtgggtagtttttatttttttatttttctccgattaatgtgggaatttctaggccttgagagcgaacgtggaggctccgtttgttggccaaataataagataatagattgccAAACCAGGTAACATATATCTGTTGCTTTAATGACAATTGCTTATCTATACATATAGTTGGAAACAGCGGTGTAGGTCGTGGTCGTGTTCCAAATTATCATTCACTCATGCATAAGGCTTCTCTGAACGTGATGTTGAAGCTCCTCAAGGCTCAGAACTCATCATCATCTTAACATGGTGTACATTAGGCATGGTAGGCATCAAGAATAGCAGCAGCAAGTTTCTTCAAAAAATGAGCCTTTGGAAATTTGCTGATGCCTCGGGACTTTCCTGATGGACTAAGGACCTGAGCTCTAGGGTGTGAATTTGCTAAAACTGAAGGATCATGATGAAATGATGCTGTTCAATGAAATTGGCCTCCAGTAATGGAATGTTCACACTTTACACCAAGTGAGGTTAATCAGGAGTTTAGGAAATCCCTCTTTGTACAAACCGAGTTGTCCGATCTATCTGAATGTGCTGTTTCACCTCTTCCGAAACCGAACAGGGAGCCATCAGTTTTGAGAGCAGCCAGTTTTCTCATGCAGTGCAGGAAACAGAGGGACTAGAGATTTAGTATTTTTAGTTTAGCTGGCAGATCTTTTGGCAAACATACATCCCTTTGGAAATTTTAATAAGTGAGTGTGTTTCTCAAACTTGTGTGAGGAAGCCATTAAGGAAAATAACACAGAACTTTTGTGAGACAAGGCAAGGGTAAATTACTTCTTGCTCCTCTGCACTGGACTATACAAGTTTCTCTGATTGAGCTAACTTTCTTCAACAGATAATGTAAAAGCGAGCGGGCCAGAAGCAGTAATGGAAAAATCAATGAATTATACTATATGTATACACTAAGAAACAAAACAATTCAGTTATACTTAGCTGTCCACTAACTCCGTACTTAGGTTgcagtttgaattcaaacctcgTTCGAATTCTTGCGTGTTGAGTATTGACTGCTGGTTTTCGATCAGCTAACGACTGGAGCCAATGTGTCATGACATGCTAAATTACGGCACCCAGTTTTGGACAGAGACACACACTAGTTTAAGTTAAAGAACTTTTTGTGTTTTTCATTTTGTGACTAATTCATGACACTCATGAACAAAAATTGCATGCATTAATGCCAACGTTCCAAATTGCCGATAGAAGAACTCTATGTATTTGATTGCAAAGGGCGCCATTGACATTATGTAGCTCTGAATTCCGATTCATCATTTTGCTTCCTTTCGTGGCCGAATAATATTCACCACTGATAGATCTTTTTGAGAACACCCATCCCTTTGAAAACAAGAACTTTTGTTTATCTGACTGTATAGATACAGGTTGCCCTGAGCCAGCTAACTTGCTGCCTTTTCCCAAACTGTGTCTTTCAATATTATTGTGCAACCCTGTTCTTAGGCAGAAGTCAGGCAATTCACTGCGTTGCAGAGAAACATGTGAGCAAACTGAATGCATA
The nucleotide sequence above comes from Panicum virgatum strain AP13 chromosome 3K, P.virgatum_v5, whole genome shotgun sequence. Encoded proteins:
- the LOC120699704 gene encoding rapid alkalinization factor-like, with the protein product MAKLALALLLLLAVAASASAAASVDLDLGFLASGGGARRECRGTVAECLAEDEEAELGSASAESHRRALAGRGYISYGALRRDNVPCSRRGASYYNCRPGAQANPYHRGCSRITRCRG
- the LOC120701060 gene encoding pollen-specific leucine-rich repeat extensin-like protein 3, whose translation is AAAAAAALSDAEASDIARRQMLSLREGNGELPDDFEFDIRVDVTFANERLRRAYAALQAWRRAIYSDPKNFTGGWAGADVCSYFGVTCAQALDDPRTTVVAGVDLNGGDIAGYLPAELGLMTDLAFFHINSNRFCGIIPKSFSRLALLHELDVSNNRFVGAFPGVVLQIPVLKYLDLRFNDFDGALPPELFDKDLDAIFVNSNRFAGAIPESLGNSTATVVVLANNAFVGCIPRSVGRMAGTLDELVLLNNRLDGCIPPELAGLGNATVVDVSRNALIGTLPEGFANMTKLEQLDVSRNQLAGSVPKGACKLPALANFSFAHNFFSVEPAVCVPAADKPVALDDRGNCLGGRRREQKPAPLCAPVLAHPVDCRTNVCSAGPNPPKPSYTPSPKRQTPSTPKPTPVPKPKMRPPPVKLPPPPVPVRSPPPPVKVKSPPPPAPMSSPPPPVKSPPPPAPVSSPPSQVKSPPPPAPVSSPPPPVKSPPPPAPVRSPPPPMKSPPPPAPVSSPPPPVKSPPPPAPVSSPPPPMKSPPPPTPVSSPPPPVKSPPPPAPVSSPPPPVKSPPPPAPVSSPPPPVKSPPPPAPVSSPPRPVKSPPPPAPVSSPPPPPVQSPPPPASVSSPPPLIKSPPPPAPVSSPPPPPVHSPPPPAPVSSPPPSVKSPPPPAPINSPPPPVKSPPPPAPVSSPPPRVLPPPPPPAPSPPPPSPDIILPPIMSQKYASPPPPQFQGY